The DNA window AGGATGCCTTGGCGATCGCCGCACCCTGATATGCGGCGCGGGCCGCCTTGCCGGCGACGAATTGCGTCGTTTCCAATTGACAATCGCGGAAATCGGCGCGCGAGAGGTCGCAGTCGACAAAGCGCGTGCCGGACAGGATGCAGCCGGTGAAGACCGTGTCCGAAAGATCGCAGCTGGTGAAGGAGGCGCCGGTCAGGTCCGCGTCGACGAACAAGCTGGATTTGAGGGTGCAGAGCACGAAGGACGCTTTCCGCATCGATTGCCGCGAAAAATCGGTGCCGGAAGCGATCTTCAGCATCACAGGCTGGGCGTGAGCCAGGTAATCGAAAATCTCGTCGAGATTGGTCGGTAATCTCTCGGGTTGCTTAGGCATCGCTTGGCGCCTCCAGCAGTGTCTTGCCCAGATTGGCGCCCGTCAGGTCGCAGCTTCCAAGCATCGCGTCTGTCAAATTGGCGAGATAGAGGTTGGCGCCGCGCAGCGAGGTCCGCCGCAGATCGACCTTGCCGATCGACGCGCCATAAAGATTGGCGCCGAAGAGATCGCTGTCGGCAAGGATGGATTTGTCGAAGCGGGCACGTTTCAGCGAGGCAAGACGCAGATCGGACGCGCTCATATCGCAATCGTTGAAAAGGCAGGAGTCGCACCGCGCCCGCAAAAAGCAGGACTCCGTCATGTCGGCAGTGTTCCAGGATGTATCGGTGGCCACGATCTCCTCGAAGCCGCCGCCGCTCAGATCGCCCTTGCCGATGAAGCCGACGCAGTTCATCTGGGCATGCGCGAAATTCGCGCCAGGCGCCGTCAGTTCCATGAAAGCAACCCGTTCCAGCGCTACTTCCCTGAAGGATGCGGCCCTCATGGAGAGCACCATGAAGGAGGCGCGGCTGACGCGCGCCTTGTCCAGAACCAGACCATCGGCTTTGCCTTTCAGTATCTGCGCTTCGGCCAAATCGGCGCCGCTGAAGTCGGCGTCGTCGAGAACCGATTCAATAATCGTGATCCGTGACGCGCGCATTTCACGCGCCGATGCTCCGGTGAAATCCGTGCCGACCAGCGTGCAGTTGTCGAGTTGGCATCGGTCGAGCCTGCTGCCGCGCAGGACGGCCTTGCTAAGGTTCGCCTTGCTCATTGCTGCACCGCTGAAATCTGCGCCGCTAAGGATGGCCTCGGTAAAGACCGCGCCTTCCAGATTCGCGCCCGCGAAACAAGCATTGGTGAGATCGGCGCGCTCGAAGAATGTTGCGCGCAGATCGAGGCCGCTGAAGTCCGCGTTGCGCAGGTCGGCGCCGGCAAGATCGGCGCCTCTGAAGTCATGACCTTCTTTCAGCTTTTCGATCACGAAAGCGCCGAGACGTTCGGCAACACCGGGCAGGAAAGCCTGCATCGGAAAGATAGCAGCCGGAGTCTTCTGCCTGCCGGCGAGGATCGCTTCGTCGACCATCTCCTCGGCCTCGTCCAAATTGTCCAAGGCCTCCGATCTCTTGCGTTCCACCAATGTGGCTGGAGCCAGCGCCCTGGCCTCCTGGTCCGTGGCGGGAGGCGTAAATTCCCGGACTTTCGACATCAGGCGCTCGATGGCGTCGCCTTCGTCGCCGTTGCCCACCAGATGCGGGAACTTGGCATCGATGGTTGCCGCTGCCTTTGCGAGCGCCTGTTCGGCATCGCTGCGGTCGAATGCGATCTCCTCCGTCGGAAACAGCCCAGCCGGTGAGGTCGTTGCCTCGCCGGCCGGCGTCTTCGTCGTCATATTGCCGAAGAGATCAGCGAATTCGCGGTGCACATCTGCTGTCTGATCAAAGGCCTGACTGAAGTCGAAACTGTCGAGTTTGGTGTTCCGGATCGATTGCCGCGCTTCGAACAGCAGCGAGCCTTCCGGTTGCCGCATCGCCCGGGCACAGGCAGCCGCAAATTGTTTCTCGACCGCTTCGGCATCCACGGGGCCGCTGTCGGAAAGCGTGTCGAAAATATTGTCCAGTTCGTCCGGCAGATGCGCGAAGGCCTCGCCGGAGAATTCGGGATGGAGCCCTTCCAGCGCGGTCTTGTTGTCGCCGAGGACCCGACCGGCACCGGCAAGGCCGGCCGTGAAGTCCTCGTCGAGGCTGAGATCGGGGAAGCGTGCCATATGGGCGTCGTCGGCGATCGGCTGCGCCAGGAAATCATTCAGAAATGCCGGCGTCGATTTTACCAGGGCGCGGCGCTGAAGTTCGGCGGCCGCCATCTCCCGGTCCCGCATTTCGAGAAGCGCCTTTTCCATGGTCTTCACGTCATCGATAAGCTCTGCAAGGTCGAAATCGCCGTCGGCGATTTCCTGCGCGGTCGGCTGAGGAACCAGTGGCAAGGCGTCGACACCGCTGCTGTCGAACGGCGATACGATGTCGGCAGGCAGGCCCTGGTCCTCAACAACTTTTCTTGCGGCCCAATTCAGATTGTCGATGAACTGCAACTGCTTTGCGCGCGCGTCCTCGAGCTTTGCCGCGCGGCGAGCCGAGACGATGGCGGGATCGACCTCGGGCATCAGCTGGAAGTCGGAGAAGGCATGCTTATGGGCTTCCTGCCGATCGGTACGCAATGTGAAAATATGGCGGTAGTAGTCCGCAGGGCGGGGAGGCGCTTCGGCATGTTCCATGGCGATCATTACCGTAGCGATATCCGCACAGAAGGAATCGGTGTCCTTTGCCAGGGCGCGGAACGCCATCGTCGCCTTGGTGATATTGGGAAACAGAGTCACGGTATCGCAGACCATCCGCGTTTCGGTGAGACTGCCATCGCTGCTGCGGTGGACGAAGGCGCGAAGCCGCACATTCGGCAACCGGCCGGCGGCAAGGCCTCCGAGCGACATGCCTGAGACGGCAAAGGCTTCATCACCGGTGAAATGTGCATCGAAGCGCTGATCCCCGGGTGCATCGCAGCGGAAAAGTGGATTGAAGTCCGCCGGCTTCCGCGGCGAGACGTTCTTGATCCAGTGCTGGTCGTAGGTCCCGGCATAGCGCATGCGCTGCGCCGCATCGGGGGGCAGAGGCCCGAAACCGACCGGCAGAGGCCTGTCGTCTATCGAGCGTATCGGCCGGTCGGCATCCTCGACGTTGGGCAGGGGTGCTTCATAGCCTGCTTCGACGATCTGCCGGGCCTTATCGCCTTTTCCGCGAGGGTTGACCTTGTGGTCCGGACCGCCGAACGCATGCTGGTCGTCGATCGGCATCCGATCGAACGGCCGGGCCTCGGTCATGACGATCCCGCGATCCGTCATCCGCCAGTAGCGATCGCCGAAAACGGCAAGCCGCTTCTCGATCGCTCCCAGTCTTGCGGTGACCCTGATGC is part of the Rhizobium jaguaris genome and encodes:
- a CDS encoding DUF2169 family type VI secretion system accessory protein; translated protein: MPAIIKPSRIATAVHMEPAERGGQMTLSAFLLFDFATPGKFLTDQALWPMVVEQMPKGAIFDKGQLKPKGEMIVAGAALAPGDQPVTGIRVTARLGAIEKRLAVFGDRYWRMTDRGIVMTEARPFDRMPIDDQHAFGGPDHKVNPRGKGDKARQIVEAGYEAPLPNVEDADRPIRSIDDRPLPVGFGPLPPDAAQRMRYAGTYDQHWIKNVSPRKPADFNPLFRCDAPGDQRFDAHFTGDEAFAVSGMSLGGLAAGRLPNVRLRAFVHRSSDGSLTETRMVCDTVTLFPNITKATMAFRALAKDTDSFCADIATVMIAMEHAEAPPRPADYYRHIFTLRTDRQEAHKHAFSDFQLMPEVDPAIVSARRAAKLEDARAKQLQFIDNLNWAARKVVEDQGLPADIVSPFDSSGVDALPLVPQPTAQEIADGDFDLAELIDDVKTMEKALLEMRDREMAAAELQRRALVKSTPAFLNDFLAQPIADDAHMARFPDLSLDEDFTAGLAGAGRVLGDNKTALEGLHPEFSGEAFAHLPDELDNIFDTLSDSGPVDAEAVEKQFAAACARAMRQPEGSLLFEARQSIRNTKLDSFDFSQAFDQTADVHREFADLFGNMTTKTPAGEATTSPAGLFPTEEIAFDRSDAEQALAKAAATIDAKFPHLVGNGDEGDAIERLMSKVREFTPPATDQEARALAPATLVERKRSEALDNLDEAEEMVDEAILAGRQKTPAAIFPMQAFLPGVAERLGAFVIEKLKEGHDFRGADLAGADLRNADFSGLDLRATFFERADLTNACFAGANLEGAVFTEAILSGADFSGAAMSKANLSKAVLRGSRLDRCQLDNCTLVGTDFTGASAREMRASRITIIESVLDDADFSGADLAEAQILKGKADGLVLDKARVSRASFMVLSMRAASFREVALERVAFMELTAPGANFAHAQMNCVGFIGKGDLSGGGFEEIVATDTSWNTADMTESCFLRARCDSCLFNDCDMSASDLRLASLKRARFDKSILADSDLFGANLYGASIGKVDLRRTSLRGANLYLANLTDAMLGSCDLTGANLGKTLLEAPSDA